A DNA window from Rhipicephalus sanguineus isolate Rsan-2018 chromosome 8, BIME_Rsan_1.4, whole genome shotgun sequence contains the following coding sequences:
- the LOC119403624 gene encoding uncharacterized protein K02A2.6-like has product MLELLHDGHQGINRCKALARESVWWPGINNQIETLVSNCHTCAETRVQRSKPMLPSTTPSRPWEEVGIDLFHPNGQDFVLLVGYRSRFPEVISLRSTTALAVINAIKTVFARHGIPRLVRSDNGLQFAAKEFSAFAKSYGFCHVTSSPHLPQSNGVVERMVRTVRPVAEGG; this is encoded by the coding sequence ATGCTCGAGCTTCTCCATGACGGGCATCAAGGCATCAACCGATGCAAAGCTTTAGCTCGGGAGTCGGTGTGGTGGCCGGGCATCAACAACCAGATAGAAACACTGGTGTCTAACTGCCACACGTGTGCCGAAACCAGGGTGCAGCGCTCGAAGCCGATGCTGCCCTCAACCACTCCAAGTCGGCCCTGGGAAGAGGTCGGCATCGATCTTTTTCATCCCAACGGCCAAGACTTTGTCCTTCTGGTGGGTTACCGGTCACGCTTCCCGGAAGTCATTAGTCTACGTTCAACCACAGCACTTGCGGTCATCAACGCCATCAAGACTGTTTTCGCACGCCATGGCATTCCGAGACTGGTGCGCAGCGACAACGGCCTTCAGTTTGCTGCGAAAGAGTTCTCCGCCTTCGCCAAGTCCTACGGCTTCTGCCACGTCACCAGCAGCCCCCATTTACCACAGTCGAATGGGGTGGTGGAACGGATGGTGAGGACAGTCAGACCTGTTGCGGAAGGCGGATGA